One window from the genome of Desulfovibrio legallii encodes:
- a CDS encoding EAL domain-containing protein, translated as MTNARFVLLLSFLALLLLPAQLRAWDGPQETVRVVYRDFGAYMQRQPDGRYQGFLVEYLEEIARRAHLRLEAVDGKNWPRSLRMLEQGEADLLPGVLYTPERAQKMLFPALPAGNTFITLSVRAEDGRYDHARPSAFNGMRVGAVLQSRATAIFEDFARAHEVAVTVVPFLSASAMLAALRQGEVDGAVVSYLGRGLPYKPVLRLAAEPFYVAIAPHKAYLLAGINAAQRGLTRENPRYGLELSQKYLAAPEKGRTSFTREEESFIKNTRPITVAYAPDAAPLQYQDPQTGLFAGTAREIFTQLEQRSGLRFHYVPMPQHRALELAAKGEIDAIACLTGDFFQDKKLPLRTTRPYLRTLSVRVSRTDAPPAPVARVALQEGLLLSGQVAASLPDSRIVYRQSLRACLDDLTAGRADAVYTNLHMARALLTETPYAGLRMAVLPNCVSDLRIGLSPLADHRLFTILDKCLQTLPDQDIDAPVLAALPAPSGVSLTEFIRQNPATAMGGTVALSALLVALLSCALAVKSCSKRRVETQLYRDALTGLPNLEKFREDCARLLEDGQERYALLMGDMVQFKTVNDQLGFSRGDEVLRAYSSILQGRVSAAERCGRVSSDVFVLLLRYSGWEQLSTRMGQMESALDAWRRSQDLPYKISTVYGAYEVISSEGNDVQRMLDLANYARHEAKRMPNTRLLLYGEQMRQEALLHQELNSRLETALTNGELEAWYQAKVDMRTGSIIGAEALVRWNHPTRGLLTPGSFIPLFERNGMVTGIDLYIFEQTCKALHSWRLRNLPTHTISCNFSRLHFDRQDFPNQLAAIAARYDVPHALLEVEITESAIMKNPEAAWMQIIQLKQMGFKTAIDDFGTGYSSLGLVQMLNADVIKIDRSFVQRDLPGQRAQVVLGNIIRLALELDMAVICEGVETAEQAAILMRLGCFKAQGFFYARPEPEREFEARLALQPF; from the coding sequence ATGACCAACGCACGGTTTGTTCTGCTGCTCTCCTTTCTTGCGCTGCTGTTGCTGCCTGCACAGCTGCGGGCATGGGACGGGCCCCAGGAAACCGTGCGCGTGGTCTACCGGGATTTCGGCGCCTATATGCAACGGCAGCCCGACGGCCGCTACCAGGGCTTTCTTGTCGAATATCTTGAAGAAATAGCCCGCAGGGCGCACCTGCGTTTGGAGGCTGTGGACGGCAAGAACTGGCCGCGCAGCCTGCGGATGCTGGAGCAGGGCGAGGCGGACCTGCTGCCCGGCGTTCTCTACACGCCGGAACGCGCGCAAAAAATGCTCTTTCCCGCCCTGCCGGCGGGCAACACCTTCATCACGCTCAGCGTCCGCGCGGAAGACGGCCGGTACGACCACGCCCGCCCGTCCGCCTTCAACGGCATGCGGGTGGGGGCCGTGCTGCAGTCCAGGGCCACCGCCATCTTTGAGGACTTTGCCCGCGCCCACGAGGTTGCCGTCACCGTGGTGCCGTTCCTTTCCGCGTCTGCCATGCTTGCGGCTTTGCGGCAGGGAGAGGTGGACGGCGCAGTGGTAAGCTACCTGGGCCGCGGGCTGCCGTACAAGCCAGTGCTCCGGCTTGCGGCGGAACCTTTCTATGTGGCTATTGCCCCCCACAAGGCCTACCTGCTTGCCGGCATCAACGCCGCGCAGCGGGGACTGACCAGAGAGAACCCGCGCTACGGCCTGGAGCTTTCCCAAAAATACCTCGCCGCGCCTGAAAAAGGACGCACCAGCTTCACCCGCGAAGAAGAATCCTTCATCAAAAACACGCGCCCCATTACCGTGGCCTATGCGCCGGACGCCGCGCCCCTGCAATACCAGGATCCCCAAACGGGGCTTTTTGCGGGAACAGCGCGCGAAATTTTTACCCAGCTGGAGCAACGCTCCGGGCTGCGCTTTCATTATGTGCCCATGCCGCAGCACAGGGCCCTGGAACTGGCCGCCAAGGGCGAAATAGACGCCATCGCCTGCCTGACGGGCGACTTTTTTCAGGATAAAAAGCTGCCATTGCGCACCACCCGCCCCTACCTGCGCACCCTCAGCGTCCGCGTAAGCCGCACGGACGCGCCCCCGGCCCCCGTGGCCAGGGTGGCCCTGCAGGAGGGGCTGCTGCTTTCCGGGCAGGTGGCCGCCTCCCTGCCCGACAGCCGCATCGTCTACCGTCAGAGCCTGCGCGCCTGCCTGGACGACCTGACGGCAGGCCGGGCGGACGCCGTGTACACCAACCTGCACATGGCTCGGGCGCTCCTGACGGAAACGCCCTACGCCGGGCTGCGCATGGCCGTCCTGCCCAACTGCGTCAGCGACCTGCGCATCGGCCTTTCGCCCCTGGCGGACCACAGGCTGTTCACCATCCTGGACAAATGCCTGCAGACCCTGCCCGATCAGGACATAGACGCCCCAGTGCTGGCCGCCCTGCCCGCCCCATCCGGCGTCAGCCTTACGGAGTTCATCCGCCAGAACCCGGCAACGGCCATGGGCGGCACGGTGGCGCTTTCCGCCTTGCTTGTGGCCCTGCTGAGCTGCGCCCTAGCCGTCAAATCCTGCAGCAAGCGGCGCGTTGAAACCCAGCTCTACCGCGACGCCTTGACTGGCCTGCCCAATCTGGAAAAATTCCGCGAGGATTGCGCCCGGCTGCTGGAGGACGGGCAAGAACGCTACGCCCTGCTCATGGGTGACATGGTCCAGTTCAAAACCGTCAACGATCAACTGGGCTTTTCCCGCGGGGATGAGGTGCTCCGCGCGTACAGCTCCATTCTGCAGGGACGGGTTTCCGCTGCCGAGCGCTGCGGCCGCGTTTCCTCCGACGTTTTCGTGCTCCTCCTGCGCTACAGCGGCTGGGAGCAGCTCAGCACGCGCATGGGGCAGATGGAAAGCGCCCTGGACGCCTGGCGGCGCTCGCAAGACCTGCCCTATAAGATCAGCACCGTGTACGGCGCATATGAGGTAATTTCCAGCGAGGGCAACGACGTGCAGCGCATGCTGGACCTGGCCAACTACGCGCGCCATGAAGCCAAACGCATGCCAAACACGCGCCTTTTGCTCTATGGCGAACAGATGCGCCAGGAAGCTCTGCTGCATCAGGAGCTCAACAGCCGCCTGGAAACGGCCCTGACCAACGGCGAGCTGGAAGCCTGGTACCAGGCCAAGGTGGACATGCGCACGGGCAGCATCATCGGCGCCGAGGCCCTGGTGCGCTGGAACCACCCCACCAGGGGGCTGCTCACGCCGGGCAGCTTTATCCCCCTCTTTGAACGCAACGGCATGGTCACCGGCATCGACCTGTATATTTTTGAGCAGACCTGCAAGGCGCTGCACAGCTGGCGGCTGCGCAACCTGCCCACGCACACCATTTCCTGCAATTTTTCGCGGCTGCACTTTGACCGGCAGGATTTTCCCAACCAATTGGCCGCCATTGCCGCCCGCTATGACGTGCCCCACGCCCTTCTGGAAGTGGAAATCACTGAAAGCGCCATTATGAAAAACCCTGAAGCCGCCTGGATGCAGATCATCCAGCTCAAGCAGATGGGCTTCAAAACGGCCATCGACGATTTCGGCACCGGCTATTCCTCCCTGGGCCTTGTGCAGATGCTCAACGCCGACGTCATCAAGATCGACCGGAGCTTTGTGCAGCGCGATCTGCCCGGCCAACGGGCGCAGGTTGTCCTTGGCAACATCATCCGCCTGGCCCTGGAGCTGGATATGGCCGTCATCTGCGAAGGGGTGGAAACGGCGGAGCAGGCCGCCATTCTCATGCGCCTGGGCTGCTTCAAAGCCCAGGGCTTCTTCTACGCCCGCCCCGAACCGGAACGTGAATTTGAGGCCCGCCTGGCCTTACAGCCGTTCTGA
- a CDS encoding DedA family protein: MEFLQYFADFVLHIDVHLFELVARYGVWVYAILFVIVFCETGLVVTPFLPGDSLLFASGVAAGAGLMGYGEVMGVLLAAGVGGDAANYLIGRHVGPAIFSREHRLIKKEYLLKAHLFYERHGGKAIVLARFIPVVRTFAPFVAGIALMHPRTFFVYNITGCVLWVGGLVSAGYFLGNLPWVRQHFNIIVYVIIVLSLLPVLIEMLRARRSGKRAD; encoded by the coding sequence ATGGAATTTTTGCAGTATTTCGCAGATTTTGTCCTGCACATTGACGTGCACCTGTTCGAGCTGGTGGCGCGGTACGGCGTGTGGGTTTACGCCATCCTTTTTGTCATCGTGTTCTGCGAGACGGGGCTGGTGGTCACGCCTTTTCTGCCGGGGGATTCCCTGCTTTTCGCCTCCGGGGTGGCGGCCGGGGCCGGGCTTATGGGGTATGGCGAGGTTATGGGCGTGCTGCTGGCGGCGGGCGTGGGCGGCGACGCTGCCAACTACCTTATCGGCAGGCATGTGGGACCGGCCATTTTTTCGCGGGAACACCGGTTGATCAAGAAGGAATATCTGCTCAAGGCGCATCTGTTTTATGAGCGCCACGGGGGCAAGGCCATTGTGCTGGCCCGCTTTATTCCTGTTGTGCGCACATTTGCGCCCTTTGTGGCGGGCATTGCCCTCATGCACCCGCGAACGTTTTTTGTGTACAATATCACGGGCTGCGTGCTTTGGGTTGGGGGCCTTGTTTCCGCAGGCTACTTTCTGGGCAATCTGCCCTGGGTGCGGCAGCACTTCAATATTATCGTCTATGTCATCATTGTGCTTTCGCTCTTGCCGGTGCTTATTGAGATGCTCCGCGCGCGGCGCAGCGGCAAGCGGGCGGACTGA
- a CDS encoding VgrG-related protein, protein MALSSFLIQPPSAGGAAQAAAVASRSRAATAERPADFAALMRSQAPAAAQGGVATAVGQGVAPRSGGLVLAGRSPSDLLRAQTFNKAQADLRQTKALEGLMQSMGGSSTLDLARSMGTARHLRALTQGGQSDTLRLGGAGLGDFVRSAGSGARRKAAVPAEETGLGRLSARFESGGDGIAAVGYDRNGGTSYGKYQVSSRAGSLGDFLNFLDREAPDLSRRLRSAGPGNTGSRRGAMPDAWRAIAQEQPERFEDLQEAFVRESHYEPAVEAIAQRTNLKADTLSTAMREVIWSTAVQHGPAGAARIFDRADAMSGNPADPGYERKLINNVYKIRVGQFGSSDSSVQAAVANRFKQEKMLALNLLDGGAAALA, encoded by the coding sequence ATGGCGCTCTCATCATTTCTTATTCAGCCCCCTTCGGCAGGCGGCGCGGCGCAGGCCGCAGCCGTTGCGTCCCGGTCCCGCGCCGCAACCGCGGAACGGCCGGCGGATTTCGCCGCCCTCATGCGCAGCCAGGCTCCGGCGGCCGCGCAGGGCGGCGTCGCGACCGCCGTCGGGCAGGGCGTCGCGCCCCGTTCAGGCGGTCTGGTGCTGGCCGGGCGCAGCCCCAGCGACCTGCTGCGCGCCCAGACGTTCAACAAGGCGCAGGCCGACCTGCGGCAGACCAAAGCCCTGGAGGGCCTTATGCAGAGCATGGGCGGCAGCTCTACCCTGGATCTGGCCCGCAGCATGGGCACGGCCAGGCATCTGCGCGCCCTGACGCAAGGGGGGCAATCAGACACGTTACGCCTGGGCGGCGCTGGTCTGGGCGATTTTGTGCGCTCCGCGGGGAGCGGCGCGCGGCGCAAGGCCGCCGTGCCGGCGGAAGAAACGGGTCTCGGCCGCCTCTCCGCCCGGTTTGAGTCGGGGGGCGACGGCATTGCCGCCGTGGGCTATGACCGCAACGGCGGCACCTCTTACGGCAAGTACCAGGTTTCGTCGCGGGCGGGGAGCCTGGGCGATTTCCTGAATTTTCTGGACCGCGAGGCCCCGGATCTTTCACGGCGGCTGCGTTCGGCCGGTCCCGGCAACACGGGCAGCCGCCGGGGCGCCATGCCCGACGCCTGGCGGGCCATCGCCCAGGAGCAGCCGGAACGCTTTGAAGATCTGCAGGAGGCCTTCGTCCGTGAAAGCCACTATGAACCGGCGGTGGAGGCCATTGCCCAGCGCACCAATCTCAAGGCCGATACGCTCTCCACAGCCATGCGTGAAGTTATCTGGAGCACGGCCGTACAGCACGGCCCCGCGGGCGCGGCGCGCATTTTTGACCGCGCGGACGCCATGAGCGGGAACCCGGCCGACCCTGGCTACGAACGCAAGCTCATCAACAACGTGTACAAAATCCGGGTGGGGCAGTTCGGCTCCTCGGACAGCAGCGTGCAGGCGGCCGTGGCCAACCGATTCAAGCAGGAAAAAATGCTGGCCCTGAATCTGCTGGACGGCGGCGCAGCCGCCCTGGCCTGA
- the ldhH gene encoding L-lactate dehydrogenase (quinone) large subunit LdhH — MHDALKSSSGYHKELDDALKDDFLRRTLDTFAVAYRANREAVFKDVDERALIHKIAEAKDYACQHLEELYAQFKAEAEKRGVHVHRAATAAEANEIIIRIAKENNVKRVTKSKSMTAEEIGLNPALEAQGLTVDETDLGEWIIQLRHEGPSHMVMPAIHLSRYQVADDFTKATGEKQDSDIQRLVKVARVQLRRKFIAADMGVSGCNFAVAENGAVSTVTNEGNARMVTTLPRVHVAIAGLDKLVASLDDALTALLVLPRNATAQRLTSYVTWMCGAGPCGANADNKKIMHVVFVDNGRTQIAKDPLFKQIFRCVRCGACANVCPVYRLVGGHKMGYIYIGAIGLILTYFFHGKDRARILSQNCMGCESCANVCAGGIDLPRLIREVRSRLNAEQGAPVEANLLSAVMKNRKLFHRLLKFASFAQKPFTRGEPFIRHLPMAFLGKHGFKALPAIAGKSFRDRWPEIAPKVENPVMRVALFSGCAQDFIYPEELEAAVKILAAKNVAVEFPMEQSCCGLPLEMMGQRKTSIDVAKQNIAAFRGGNYDYIVTLCASCAGHLKHHYPEILDKDYATVEAQAFAAKVIDFSSFVHDVLGLKSEDFNNSAQKVTYHASCHLCRGLGVHKAPRELIADAAQYVPCEEEEVCCGFGGSYSVKFPEISAQLLENKLKHMEETGADRLVVDCPGCVMQLRGGAEKKGLKIKVDHIAELLAENLKK; from the coding sequence ATGCACGACGCCCTCAAAAGCTCTTCGGGATACCATAAGGAACTGGACGACGCCCTTAAGGACGACTTTCTGCGCCGCACCCTGGACACCTTTGCCGTGGCCTACCGGGCCAACCGCGAGGCCGTGTTCAAAGATGTGGACGAACGCGCGCTCATCCACAAGATTGCCGAGGCCAAGGACTACGCCTGCCAGCATCTGGAAGAGCTCTACGCGCAGTTCAAGGCCGAGGCCGAAAAGCGCGGCGTGCACGTGCACCGTGCCGCCACCGCCGCCGAGGCCAACGAGATCATCATCCGCATCGCCAAGGAAAACAACGTCAAGCGGGTGACCAAGTCCAAATCCATGACGGCCGAGGAAATCGGGCTGAACCCCGCCCTGGAGGCCCAGGGCCTTACCGTGGACGAGACCGACCTCGGCGAGTGGATCATCCAGCTGCGGCACGAAGGCCCCTCGCACATGGTCATGCCCGCCATCCACCTTTCGCGCTATCAGGTGGCCGACGACTTCACCAAGGCCACGGGCGAGAAGCAGGATTCGGATATCCAGCGCCTGGTGAAGGTGGCCCGCGTGCAGCTGCGCCGCAAGTTCATCGCCGCGGACATGGGCGTGAGCGGCTGTAACTTTGCCGTGGCCGAAAACGGCGCGGTTTCCACCGTCACCAACGAAGGCAACGCCCGCATGGTCACCACCCTGCCCAGGGTGCATGTGGCCATTGCCGGCCTGGACAAGCTGGTGGCCAGCCTGGACGACGCCCTTACGGCCTTGCTGGTGCTGCCCCGCAACGCCACGGCCCAGCGGCTTACCTCCTACGTCACCTGGATGTGCGGCGCGGGCCCCTGCGGAGCAAACGCGGACAACAAAAAGATCATGCATGTGGTCTTTGTGGATAATGGCCGCACCCAGATCGCCAAGGATCCTCTGTTCAAACAGATCTTCCGTTGCGTGCGCTGCGGCGCCTGCGCCAACGTCTGCCCGGTCTACCGCTTGGTGGGCGGCCACAAGATGGGCTACATCTACATCGGCGCCATCGGCCTGATCCTTACCTACTTCTTCCACGGCAAGGACAGGGCCCGCATCCTGAGCCAGAACTGCATGGGCTGCGAATCCTGCGCCAACGTCTGCGCGGGCGGCATCGACCTGCCCCGCCTGATCCGCGAGGTGCGCAGCCGCCTCAACGCCGAGCAGGGCGCGCCGGTGGAGGCCAATCTGCTCTCCGCCGTCATGAAGAACCGCAAGCTCTTCCACCGGCTGCTTAAGTTCGCGAGCTTCGCGCAGAAGCCCTTTACCCGCGGCGAACCTTTTATCCGCCATCTGCCCATGGCCTTCCTGGGCAAGCATGGCTTCAAGGCCCTGCCGGCCATTGCCGGCAAGTCCTTCCGCGACCGCTGGCCCGAAATTGCGCCCAAGGTGGAAAATCCCGTCATGCGCGTGGCTCTGTTCAGCGGCTGCGCCCAGGACTTCATCTACCCTGAGGAGCTGGAAGCCGCCGTCAAAATCCTGGCCGCCAAGAACGTGGCCGTGGAGTTCCCCATGGAGCAGTCCTGCTGCGGCCTGCCCCTGGAAATGATGGGCCAGCGCAAGACCTCCATAGACGTGGCCAAGCAGAATATCGCCGCCTTCCGCGGGGGCAACTACGATTATATCGTGACCCTCTGCGCCAGCTGCGCCGGGCACCTTAAGCACCACTACCCGGAAATCCTGGACAAGGACTACGCCACGGTGGAGGCCCAGGCCTTTGCGGCCAAGGTCATCGACTTCAGCTCCTTTGTCCACGATGTGCTGGGCCTGAAGTCTGAGGACTTCAATAATTCCGCTCAGAAGGTGACCTACCACGCCTCCTGCCACCTCTGCCGCGGCCTGGGCGTGCACAAGGCCCCGCGCGAGCTCATTGCGGACGCGGCCCAGTATGTGCCCTGCGAGGAGGAAGAAGTCTGCTGCGGCTTCGGCGGCAGCTACTCCGTGAAGTTCCCCGAAATTTCGGCGCAGCTTCTGGAGAACAAGCTGAAGCACATGGAAGAAACCGGCGCGGACCGCCTGGTGGTGGACTGCCCCGGCTGCGTTATGCAGCTGCGCGGCGGTGCGGAAAAGAAGGGTCTTAAGATCAAGGTGGACCACATCGCCGAGCTGCTGGCCGAAAATCTGAAAAAGTAG
- a CDS encoding alpha/beta hydrolase family protein, which yields MRILAVLFFLLVAALPCGARADEPYQPGFRTLGSWSTAEGLRLDVNVWYPSTRQARDLSYPPWEFSAARGGKPAEGRFPLLLLSHGTAGTRFSYHDTASWLASRGFVVAAPTHARDNMDNMDDLFSWRQLDARVRELSGVIDLLLADPETAPSVDAERIGVLGFGSGGTAALLLGGALPDCSGWNSYCGVAGHADMYCNVWARQRMDKLCRSLPLTKSLADPRVRAVAAVAPGFGMLFSRASFRWFYPPLLLVAAQQDQDNLPALHARHIYESMGKKPRWLYLPGADAAAFAAPCPEALAAELPELCRPMAQPSRAAQHQKLNAALADFFLHYLGGASTPPHIPPPPDLTPPPPAPQPAPPPAPKTRKKRG from the coding sequence ATGCGCATCCTGGCCGTCCTGTTTTTCCTGCTTGTGGCCGCCCTGCCCTGCGGGGCGCGAGCCGACGAACCCTATCAACCGGGCTTCCGCACCCTGGGGTCGTGGTCCACGGCAGAAGGGCTGCGCCTGGACGTCAACGTCTGGTACCCCTCCACCAGGCAGGCGCGCGACCTGAGCTACCCGCCGTGGGAGTTTTCCGCCGCCCGGGGGGGCAAGCCCGCGGAAGGGCGCTTTCCTCTGCTGCTGCTCTCCCACGGCACGGCGGGCACGCGCTTTTCGTACCACGATACGGCCTCCTGGCTGGCTTCCCGCGGCTTTGTGGTGGCGGCCCCCACCCACGCTCGCGACAATATGGACAATATGGACGACCTCTTCTCCTGGCGGCAGCTGGATGCCAGGGTGCGGGAGCTTTCCGGCGTCATTGATCTGCTGCTGGCCGATCCGGAGACAGCCCCCAGCGTGGACGCGGAGCGCATCGGCGTGCTGGGCTTCGGCTCCGGCGGCACGGCGGCCCTGCTGCTGGGCGGCGCCCTGCCGGATTGCTCCGGCTGGAACAGCTACTGCGGCGTGGCCGGACATGCCGACATGTACTGCAACGTCTGGGCCCGCCAGCGCATGGACAAGCTCTGCCGCAGCCTGCCCCTGACCAAGAGCCTGGCCGACCCCAGGGTGCGGGCCGTAGCGGCCGTAGCCCCCGGCTTCGGCATGCTCTTCTCGCGCGCTTCCTTCCGCTGGTTCTACCCGCCCCTGCTGCTGGTCGCCGCGCAGCAGGACCAGGACAACCTCCCGGCCCTGCACGCCCGCCACATCTATGAAAGCATGGGGAAAAAGCCCCGCTGGCTGTACCTGCCCGGAGCGGACGCCGCCGCTTTTGCGGCCCCCTGCCCGGAAGCCCTGGCCGCTGAGCTGCCTGAGCTGTGCCGCCCCATGGCGCAGCCCTCGCGCGCCGCACAGCACCAGAAACTGAATGCCGCCCTGGCGGACTTTTTTCTGCACTACCTGGGCGGCGCAAGCACGCCGCCGCACATTCCGCCCCCGCCGGACCTCACCCCACCGCCGCCCGCGCCGCAGCCTGCGCCGCCCCCCGCGCCCAAGACCCGGAAAAAGCGCGGCTGA
- a CDS encoding LutC/YkgG family protein: MTREELVAAFSAKAAAVNAVVQEVPTMAAALQYVVDACAEKAPAELLADEPGTEQGPLGPNKVPTRVKRVVAAPELNDEDFAQLAKACEEKGFLCLREGLRNYLAGIDVGLSTAVLGVAASGTCLVNTDNEDARLAGMVSEISVILLRKSAIYPDLPSIAQRLRDRMNEAPATYTTLITGPSRTADIERVAAVGVHGPLELHIILLED, translated from the coding sequence ATGACCCGAGAGGAATTGGTAGCCGCCTTTTCCGCCAAGGCCGCGGCGGTGAATGCCGTGGTGCAGGAAGTGCCCACCATGGCCGCCGCCCTGCAGTATGTGGTGGACGCCTGCGCCGAAAAGGCCCCCGCCGAGCTGCTGGCCGACGAACCCGGCACGGAGCAAGGGCCCCTGGGCCCCAACAAGGTGCCCACCCGCGTCAAGCGCGTGGTGGCCGCGCCGGAACTGAACGACGAGGATTTTGCCCAGCTGGCCAAAGCCTGTGAGGAAAAAGGCTTTCTGTGCCTGCGCGAGGGGCTGCGCAACTATCTGGCCGGCATCGACGTGGGCCTTTCCACCGCCGTGCTGGGCGTGGCCGCCAGCGGAACCTGCCTGGTCAATACGGACAATGAGGACGCGCGCCTCGCGGGCATGGTTTCGGAAATTTCCGTTATCCTGCTGCGCAAATCCGCCATTTATCCGGATCTGCCGTCCATTGCCCAGCGTCTGCGCGACCGCATGAACGAAGCTCCCGCCACCTACACCACCCTGATCACCGGCCCCAGCCGCACCGCCGACATCGAGCGTGTGGCCGCCGTGGGCGTGCATGGCCCGCTGGAACTGCACATCATTCTTCTGGAGGACTAA
- a CDS encoding glycosyltransferase family 9 protein has protein sequence MDGRTAAPNTADAAEAGVSLVVNLTRLGDLLQSQALIADLHRRGRRVHLVCLENFAAAGALLRHVERIWPLPGPRLLALLDRDWRLAAGDLLDWTRGLRAATNPRELINLTTTLPARLLTRLLAGPDRPVRGFDLDAEGFGRNNGLWASFLNGTTAGRLNAPFNLVDMFRMLGGPRGSAAAMRAGDAALRQPSPQAGEAARALLAAAPAAAQGFVGLQLGASEARRQWPVAHFAAVGDRLWRELRLCPVLLGAPGEVPLAGEYAALAAAPFCDAVGRTDLAQLAAVLAHMRLLITNDTGTMHLAAGLGLPSLALFLATAQPWDTGPYLPGCCCLEPAMDCHPCPYNRPCPHGLACLKRISPASVAALVLAWARTGRWEDAPLAQAGREARIWLSERDADNFMDLRELAGREREDRSLWMRQQRRFWRHILDDMDRPTSTALTSAAVPACSPSFVQEVGAALEQAEGLLEAIAAQGALVGKSVRAGALLLRNCERLQLLLDGCAPLAALGGFWRELRQARGEQLTVFLQFSGRLAVYLRQWRANL, from the coding sequence ATGGACGGCAGGACGGCAGCGCCCAATACGGCGGACGCGGCGGAGGCGGGCGTCAGCCTGGTCGTCAATCTGACCCGGTTGGGCGATCTGCTCCAGAGCCAGGCGCTGATTGCAGATCTGCACCGGCGCGGGCGGCGGGTGCACCTGGTCTGTCTGGAGAATTTTGCCGCCGCCGGTGCGCTGCTGCGCCATGTGGAGCGGATCTGGCCCTTGCCCGGGCCGCGCCTGCTGGCCCTGCTGGACCGGGATTGGCGTCTGGCCGCCGGCGATCTGCTGGACTGGACGCGCGGCCTCCGGGCCGCAACAAACCCCAGGGAACTCATTAATCTCACCACCACGCTGCCGGCCCGTCTGCTGACCCGTCTGCTGGCCGGGCCGGACCGCCCGGTGCGGGGGTTTGACCTGGATGCCGAGGGCTTTGGCCGCAACAACGGGCTTTGGGCCTCTTTTCTTAACGGCACTACGGCCGGGCGGCTCAACGCGCCCTTCAATCTGGTGGATATGTTCCGCATGTTGGGCGGCCCCAGGGGCAGTGCGGCTGCCATGAGGGCAGGGGACGCCGCCCTGCGGCAACCTTCGCCGCAGGCCGGAGAGGCGGCGCGCGCCTTGCTGGCCGCCGCGCCTGCAGCGGCGCAGGGCTTTGTGGGTTTGCAGCTGGGGGCCAGCGAAGCCCGGCGGCAGTGGCCTGTGGCGCACTTTGCCGCCGTGGGGGACCGGCTGTGGCGCGAACTGCGGCTCTGCCCCGTTCTTTTGGGCGCGCCCGGCGAGGTTCCGCTGGCCGGGGAATACGCCGCCCTGGCCGCCGCGCCTTTCTGCGACGCCGTGGGCCGTACGGATCTCGCCCAGCTGGCGGCCGTGCTGGCGCACATGCGCCTGCTCATCACCAACGATACCGGCACCATGCATCTGGCCGCGGGGCTTGGCCTGCCCAGTCTGGCCTTGTTCCTCGCCACGGCCCAGCCGTGGGATACGGGGCCCTATCTGCCGGGCTGCTGCTGCCTGGAGCCAGCCATGGATTGCCACCCCTGCCCCTACAACCGCCCTTGTCCCCACGGCCTGGCCTGCCTTAAGCGCATCAGCCCCGCTTCCGTGGCCGCGCTGGTCCTGGCCTGGGCCCGCACCGGCCGCTGGGAGGACGCGCCCCTGGCGCAGGCGGGCAGGGAGGCCAGAATCTGGCTGAGCGAGCGGGATGCGGACAATTTTATGGATCTGCGCGAGCTGGCCGGTCGGGAAAGGGAGGACCGCAGCCTCTGGATGCGGCAGCAGCGGCGGTTTTGGCGTCATATTCTTGACGACATGGACCGTCCCACGTCCACGGCCCTCACGTCCGCCGCTGTTCCGGCCTGCAGCCCCAGTTTTGTACAGGAGGTGGGCGCAGCCCTGGAGCAGGCGGAGGGTCTGCTGGAGGCCATTGCGGCGCAGGGCGCGCTGGTCGGCAAAAGCGTCAGGGCGGGCGCGCTGTTGCTGCGCAATTGCGAGCGGTTGCAGCTCTTGCTGGACGGGTGCGCGCCCCTGGCCGCCCTGGGTGGCTTCTGGCGGGAGCTGCGCCAGGCCCGGGGGGAGCAGCTTACGGTGTTTTTGCAATTTTCCGGCAGGTTAGCCGTATATTTGCGGCAGTGGCGGGCGAACCTGTAA